In the genome of Neoarius graeffei isolate fNeoGra1 chromosome 27, fNeoGra1.pri, whole genome shotgun sequence, one region contains:
- the LOC132875228 gene encoding CD276 antigen homolog, translating into MSRRCVFFFLIQLLIDNATAQVGVTRNAVVGGTVILPCSTKSTAEIGDVFWRYEENKVVLEIINGKENFQYQSQEYRGRVRAFSAEFAKGNFSIKLSDVKLSDTGTYTSTLSKSGQKMNVQLIVKEASIGPTPAPKTGDGTRRASSMFLLVCSLLYSLIF; encoded by the exons ATGAGTCGAAG ATGTGTTTTCTTCTTCCTGATCCAGCTGCTGATAGACAATG CAACAGCACAGGTTGGAGTGACTCGTAATGCTGTCGTAGGTGGTACAGTCATCTTACCCTGTTCCACCAAATCCACTGCAGAGATTGGGGATGTATTTTGGCGATATGAAGAAAACAAAGTAGTGTTGGAGATCATCAACGGTAAAGAGAATTTTCAATACCAGAGTCAAGAATACAGAGGCAGAGTTAGAGCTTTTTCAGCCGAGTTTGCAAAGGGAAACTTCTCCATCAAACTGAGTGATGTGAAACTCTCAGACACTGGAACTTACACCTCCACCCTCTCTAAATCCGGGCAGAAGATGAACGTACAACTGATTGTTAAAG AAGCTTCTATCGGTCCAACTCCTGCTCCCAAAACTGGTGACGGCACGAGAAGAGCGAGCAGTATGTTCCTGCTGGTGTGCAGTCTCCTGTACAGCTTGATCTTTTGA